A genomic region of Papaver somniferum cultivar HN1 chromosome 7, ASM357369v1, whole genome shotgun sequence contains the following coding sequences:
- the LOC113299238 gene encoding pentatricopeptide repeat-containing protein At2g35030, mitochondrial-like: MLFRFQIPIFVIKLNRIFPTRTFVSSVSPLKLSTSWSHYHSQISPTKIRSSLRDQTLNSNISHSNRLITKLSREGKIVEARKLFDKMPDLDVVTWTTMITGYIKCGCLKEARILFDDPSSKKDVFTWTALLSGYVRSHQIAEAERLFVETPCKNIVTWNTMISGYAAVCFVDSALNLFNQMPERNVVSWNTIITALAHARRVDEARKLFDIMPERDVVSWTAMVTGLSKCGRIDEATELFERMPNRNVISWNAMVTGYAQNFRLKEALEIFEKMPERDLPSWNAMITGFIQNGDLKRARKLFNEMQERNVVTWTTMIEGFVQSEQSEEALRIFSRMQADGIWPNQGTFLSVLSACSNLAGLSEGRQIHQVISKSNFQNNAFVESALISMYSKCGELSISREMFCRSKQKDLVSWNCMIAAYSHHGCGKEAIQMMDEMRNLGFRPNDVTYVGILTACSHSGLVDEGMKFFDELVKDGSIDLKEDHYACLVDLCGRSGKLEEAFEFIEGLGARTSKCVWNALLAGCSYYGNIKIGEFVAKRLSELEHDNAGTHLLLSNIYAANGNWKDAAEVRLKMKDSGLKKQPGCSWIEVGNMVNVFVVRDKSHAETEWIYCLLHDLYANMKGEG, encoded by the exons atgttgtTTAGATTTCAAATCCCAATTTTTGTTATTAAACTAAACCGAATATTTCCTACTAGAACATTTGTTTCCTCTGTGTCACCTCTAAAACTCAGTACTTCATGGAGCCATTACCATTCTCAAATCAGCCCTACAAAGATCAGATCATCACTAAGAGATCAGACCCTAAACTCAAATATTTCTCATTCAAATCGGTTGATTACGAAATTAAGTAGAGAAGGAAAAATTGTTGAAGCTCGTAAgttgtttgataaaatgcctgATTTAGACGTTGTTACCTGGACTACTATGATTACTGGGTATATCAAATGTGGATGTCTTAAAGAGGCGAGAATTCTTTTCGACGATCCGAGTTCGAAAAAAGACGTTTTTACTTGGACTGCGTTGTTATCTGGGTACGTTCGATCGCATCAAATTGCTGAAGCGGAAAGGCTGTTTGTTGAAACGCCTTGTAAAAATATTGTTACTTGGAACACTATGATATCTGGGTATGCTGCTGTCTGTTTTGTTGATTCTGCTCTAAATTTGTTTAATCAAATGCCTGAAAGAAATGTGGTTTCTTGGAACACGATTATAACGGCTTTAGCTCACGCTCGAAGAGTAGATGAAGCGAGGAAGCTTTTTGATATAATGCCAGAGAGAGATGTGGTTTCTTGGACGGCAATGGTTACAGGTTTgtcaaaatgtgggagaatcgaTGAAGCAACGGAACTTTTCGAAAGAATGCCCAATAGGAATGTGATTTCTTGGAATGCTATGGTTACTGGTTATGCTCAGAATTTTAGGTTAAAAGAAGCTCTTGAGATTTTTGAAAAGATGCCCGAGAGAGATCTCCCATCTTGGAATGCTATGATCACCGGGTTTATTCAGAATGGAGATCTAAAACGAGCAAGGAAATTGTTCAATGAGATGCAAGAAAGAAATGTAGTTACTTGGACAACAATGATTGAGGGTTTTGTACAATCTGAGCAGAGTGAGGAAGCACTCAGAATTTTCTCAAGAATGCAGGCTGATGGAATTTGGCCTAATCAAGGTACTTTTCTTAGTGTTTTAAGTGCTTGTAGTAATTTAGCTGGTCTTAGCGAGGGTAGACAGATTCATCAGGTCATTAGtaaatcaaattttcaaaacaatGCATTTGTGGAATCTGCACTCATCAGTATGTACTCAAAATGTGGCGAATTAAGTATTTCTAGAGAAATGTTTTGTAGATCAAAGCAAAAGGACTTGGTCTCTTGGAACTGTATGATTGCTGCTTATTCCCACCATGGGTGTGGTAAAGAAGCAATCCAGATGATGGATGAAATGCGCAACCTAGGATTCCGACCCAACGATGTTACCTACGTTGGGATTCTAACTGCTTGTAGTCATTCGGGTTTAGTTGATGAAGGTATGAAATTCTTTGACGAATTGGTAAAAGATGGTTCGATTGATTTGAAAGAAGATCATTATGCATGTTTAGTTGATCTCTGTGGAAGATcagggaagttggaggaggcatTTGAGTTCATCGAAGGACTTGGAGCTAGGACATCGAAATGTGTTTGGAATGCTCTTCTTGCTGGTTGTAGTTATTATGGGAACATAAAAATAGGGGAATTTGTAGCAAAACGGCTTTCAGAGTTGGAACATGATAATGCAGGAACTCATCTGTTGTTGTCAAATATATATGCAGCGAATGGGAACTGGAAAGACGCTGCAGAAGTTAGGTTAAAGATGAAGGATAGTGGATTGAAAAAACAACCTGGTTGTAGTTGGATTGAAGTTGGAAACATGGTTAATGTGTTTGTCGTTCGTGATAAATCTCATGCCGAAACAGAGTGGATTTACTGTTTGTTACATGATCTTTACGCAAACATGAAGGGAGAAGG TTAA
- the LOC113299240 gene encoding uncharacterized protein LOC113299240 codes for MACLALSLQPANGSDILLQTREWFPPARALVALSAFRQTRMAFATGKQILTEDGDISLGDDPLAASSGQVIVGVESKYRVVYRLVNGIYVLGITTVDQDECVNNVFECIGIVNQAVSVIVAACRGVDVTPEKLNRKYAEIYMALDIVLKGVSSIRLVAMLSSMHGDSIAKMVHSGIDTENRIRGADNWSNVEFLSLEHQANVELFSNATFELPSETLAAGDEVASTLITTSSQADKEELLQEKKPEGTSETEKDPFAASDAINKPEELVGGFKKNKDSSSATDLSALSGLDVTTLPPAEATQSTHIGVEGFEGNYGGVEFGKEEESLNQAFEGLDDAWGGGLDASEFVGPKKFPKNEGLGGLEFLNSGGDVVATTAPGGTGGTLENLLVKKTEMQGPEMYISEEISVEFRESILARVSLMGTVYLKTLPSKMVGDKETEFSFRVEGTSGVKRFVMQNSLVSSLRNGLFHLRTKSSEEPLPVLKYSLLPRLTPLPLRVRMVTRHSGTLLSVMIQYVSNPDLPAPLNDVTFVLKLPVDPTLLNVSPKAGLNRSEKELSWHIQEIPLKGPPGMLRAQMPVDINEQDSLEEIEVVGYVKFSVQGTRSLSGVSLRPATEGKTDFYEVNHRFASGLYMCN; via the coding sequence ATGGCGTGTTTAGCTTTGTCTCTACAACCAGCAAATGGATCTGATATCCTATTACAAACACGTGAATGGTTTCCACCAGCAAGAGCATTAGTAGCTCTATCAGCCTTTAGACAAACACGTATGGCTTTCGCAACAGGTAAACAGATCTTAACAGAAGATGGGGATATATCATTAGGTGATGATCCATTAGCTGCATCAAGTGGACAAGTAATTGTTGGTGTAGAAAGTAAATATCGTGTTGTTTATCGTCTTGTTAATGGGATTTATGTTTTAGGTATTACCACTGTTGATCAAGATGAATGTGTTAATAATGTATTTGAATGTATTGGTATTGTTAATCAAGCTGTTAGTGTTATTGTTGCTGCTTGTCGTGGTGTTGATGTTACTCCTGAGAAACTCAATAGAAAGTATGCAGAAATTTATATGGCGCTAGATATTGTTTTGAAAGGTGTTAGTTCTATTAGGCTTGTCGCTATGTTATCTTCAATGCATGGTGATAGTATTGCTAAGATGGTACATTCTGGTATTGATACTGAGAACCGTATTAGAGGAGCTGATAATTGGAGTAATGTTGAGTTTCTTTCGTTAGAACATCAAGCAAATGTTGAACTGTTTTCAAATGCTACTTTTGAATTGCCTTCGGAGACTTTGGCTGCTGGCGATGAAGTAGCATCGACTTTGATAACTACTTCCTCGCAAGCAGATAAAGAAGAGTTGTTGCAAGAAAAGAAACCTGAGGGAACTTCTGAAACAGAGAAAGATCCTTTTGCTGCTAGTGATGCGATTAATAAGCCAGAGGAATTAGTGGGTGGCTTTAAGAAAAATAAGGATTCGTCTTCGGCTACTGATCTAAGTGCACTTTCTGGGTTAGATGTAACTACTCTACCACCAGCAGAGGCCACACAATCTACACATATTGGTGTTGAAGGATTTGAAGGGAACTATGGTGGTGTTGAGTTTGGTAAAGAAGAGGAGAGTTTGAATCAAGCTTTTGAAGGGCTTGATGATGCTTGGGGTGGAGGATTGGATGCATCTGAATTTGTTGGACCAAAGAAATTTCCAAAGAATGAGGGTTTGGGAGGTTTGGAATTTTTAAACTCAGGTGGTGATGTTGTGGCAACTACTGCTCCAGGTGGAACAGGGGGAACTCTTGAAAACCTTTTGGTGAAGAAAACTGAAATGCAGGGACCTGAGATGTATATATCTGAAGAAATCAGTGTTGAATTCAGAGAGTCTATCCTTGCTAGGGTGAGTTTAATGGGTACTGTTTATTTGAAAACTTTGCCATCAAAAATGGTTGGCGACAAAGAAACTGAATTCTCCTTCCGAGTTGAGGGTACTTCAGGAGTCAAAAGGTTTGTTATGCAAAATTCTCTTGTCAGTAGTCTTCGAAACGGGTTATTTCATTTAAGGACGAAATCTTCTGAGGAACCTCTTCCAGTTCTGAAGTATAGTCTTCTGCCTCGATTGACACCATTACCTTTAAGGGTTCGTATGGTTACACGTCACAGTGGAACTCTACTTTCTGTGATGATTCAGTATGTGTCAAATCCGGATTTGCCAGCACCCTTGAATGATGTTACGTTTGTTTTGAAGCTACCAGTTGACCCAACATTGTTGAATGTGTCCCCGAAAGCTGGTTTGAACAGATCCGAGAAGGAGTTGAGTTGGCACATTCAGGAGATTCCTTTGAAGGGTCCTCCTGGTATGTTACGGGCTCAAATGCCTGTTGATATAAATGAACAAGATTCTCTTGAAGAAATTGAGGTTGTTGGGTATGTCAAATTTTCAGTGCAGGGAACTAGATCGTTGTCTGGGGTTTCACTGCGACCAGCTACCGAGGGTAAGACAGACTTTTATGAGGTTAATCACAGGTTCGCAAGTGGCCTTTATATGTGCAACTGA